One Xiphophorus hellerii strain 12219 chromosome 1, Xiphophorus_hellerii-4.1, whole genome shotgun sequence DNA segment encodes these proteins:
- the troap gene encoding uncharacterized protein troap isoform X1, translating into MSSSPVLRQQSQNKIRSDFLRMKSEHNIQQPEPKLSEVMSSLHLSKKGAENKDPIEAGRKPPLQPGGSRLPVLAKSLKLQAPLLFKESHSKWEEKPLAGKTKRKACTRPVPFNFSQRRTTRRGTENSEPLTAPQSRTRGNRPEHSSFKTPSKHQDLVKNSGKSLGKAVVNATHISSQPSPKLKTLAHLKNPTSTSGKIANQNVSITSDQAHLHPEVSLDVPKTSAVHQSVSLTTQASCSNPLNEKSENCQPGHAVLLNILRDEGVFRASQAVVTPKHSKQYNYLPQRVSVKKTQQKEGTFAGPVRSVGFLPDATALRSILQNEGMKDAMSRNSVCPPGRGTSIYSAQRVPVKKSCPNSTSCTMAAVFKETAKTKWSPQRVCNTKHQPMSAMKWYLSPCGTVGHASYKRNIHPRQEEVVQKLFDDPEDDQITAGTDNNPSAKSEQISVPSSSNKPPTEEKAETGRRNRDDDDEDVEKMKTFLHAPPRESVIFFSTGKKLMRAPRFENQEASAQRDQVLSEQKKFTTAQSDVSEPTQQSSSVVQRLRSDFVNQKPCSLNPAVAMLRKRFPPLEELRMDEEVATYTSVSVPGASEFVHSRCGNPLASVLHFEESMRFVPIDSQHEG; encoded by the exons ATGAGTTCTTCTCCGGTCCTTCGCCAACAAAGTCAGAATAAAATCCGCAGTGATTTTCTAAG AATGAAGAGTGAACACAACATTCAACAGCCAGAGCCAAAGCTTTCTGAAGTAATGTCCTCGCTTCACCTTTCAAAGAAAGGTGCTGAAAACAAAGATCCTATAGAAGCTGGTCGAAAGCCTCCTTTGCAGCCAGGTGGGAGCCGGCTCCCCGTGCTTGCAAAGTCCCTAAAACTCCAGGCTCCCCTTTTATTCAAGGAATCCCATAGCAAGTGGGAAGAAAAGCCGTTAGCT gGTAAAACGAAGAGGAAGGCATGTACTCGGCCTGTACCGTTTAACTTCTCGCAGCGGAGAACCACAAGGAGAGGAACTGAGAACTCTGAACCTTTAACAGCCCCTCAATCAAGGACTCGGGGGAATCGGCCTGAACACAGTTCATTCAAAACGCCCAGTAAACATCAAGATTTGGTTAAAAATTCAGGGAAGTCCCTTGGAAAGGCTGTAGTAAATGCAACTCACATTTCAAGTCAGCCCAGTCCAAAATTAAAGACTTTAGCCCATTTGAAAAATCCTACATCCACATCTGGTAAGATAGCGAATCAAAATGTAAGTATCACCTCAGACCAAGCTCATCTTCATCCAGAGGTCAGCTTGGACGTGCCAAAGACTTCAGCTGTTCATCAGTCTGTGTCACTGACCACACAGGCCAGTTGTTCAAATCCTTTAAATG aaaaaagtgAGAACTGCCAACCAGGCCACGCGGTTTTGCTGAATATCCTCCGGGACGAGGGCGTATTCCGTGCAAGTCAAGCAGTTGTTACTCCGAAACACTCCAAACAATACAACTATCTA CCTCAGCGAGTGTCTGTTAAGAAGACTCAACAAAAAGAGGGAACATTCGCAG GACCGGTGAGGTCAGTGGGGTTCTTGCCCGACGCCACTGCTTTGCGGAGCATCCTTCAGAACGAGGGCATGAAGGATGCCATGTCCAGAAATTCAGTATGTCCACCTGGCAGAGGCACTTCAATCTACAGT GCTCAAAGAGTGCCTGTTAAGAAAAGTTGTCCAAATTCAACCAGTTGTACTATGG CAGCGGTGTTCAAAGAGACGGCAAAGACAAAGTGGTCTCCACAGAGAGTCTGCAACACCAAACATCAGCCCATGTCTGCCATG aaatggTATCTGTCTCCATGCGGCACCGTTGGACACGCAAGctacaaaaggaacattcatcCACGTCAGGAG GAAGTTGTCCAGAAGTTATTTGATGATCCAGAAGACGACCAGATCACAGCTGGGACGGACAACAATCCCTCAGCAAAATCAGAGCAGATCTCAGTTCCATCCTCCTCC AATAAACCCCCCACAGAGGAGAAGGCAGAGACAGGGAGGCGTAACAGGGACGACGACGACGAGGATGTGGAGAAGATGAAGACTTTCCTCCACGCTCCACCAAGAGagtctgtcatttttttctcgACTGGTAAAAAGTTGATGAGAGCGCCGCGGTTTGAGAACCAGGAAGCCTCGGCCCAGCGGGATCAAGTTTTATCAGAACAGAAGAAGTTCACAACTGCACAGAGCGACGTGTCGGAGCCGACTCAGCAGAGCAGCTCTGTCGTTCAGCGACTGCGCAGCG ATTTTGTCAATCAGAAGCCTTGCTCTCTGAATCCTGCAGTGGCCATGTTGCGAAAGCGTTTTCCTCCTCTGGAGGAGTTGCGAATGGACGAGGAGGTCGCGACCTACACCTCGGTGTCTGTCCCAGGTGCTTCTGAGTTTGTCCATTCTCGCTGCGGAAACCCGTTGGCCTCCGTTTTGCACTTTGAGGAGTCGATG AGATTTGTCCCGATTGACTCGCAGCACGAGGGATGA
- the troap gene encoding uncharacterized protein troap isoform X2: MSSSPVLRQQSQNKIRSDFLRMKSEHNIQQPEPKLSEVMSSLHLSKKGAENKDPIEAGRKPPLQPGGSRLPVLAKSLKLQAPLLFKESHSKWEEKPLAGKTKRKACTRPVPFNFSQRRTTRRGTENSEPLTAPQSRTRGNRPEHSSFKTPSKHQDLVKNSGKSLGKAVVNATHISSQPSPKLKTLAHLKNPTSTSGKIANQNVSITSDQAHLHPEVSLDVPKTSAVHQSVSLTTQASCSNPLNEKSENCQPGHAVLLNILRDEGVFRASQAVVTPKHSKQYNYLPQRVSVKKTQQKEGTFAGPVRSVGFLPDATALRSILQNEGMKDAMSRNSVCPPGRGTSIYSAQRVPVKKSCPNSTSCTMAVFKETAKTKWSPQRVCNTKHQPMSAMKWYLSPCGTVGHASYKRNIHPRQEEVVQKLFDDPEDDQITAGTDNNPSAKSEQISVPSSSNKPPTEEKAETGRRNRDDDDEDVEKMKTFLHAPPRESVIFFSTGKKLMRAPRFENQEASAQRDQVLSEQKKFTTAQSDVSEPTQQSSSVVQRLRSDFVNQKPCSLNPAVAMLRKRFPPLEELRMDEEVATYTSVSVPGASEFVHSRCGNPLASVLHFEESMRFVPIDSQHEG, from the exons ATGAGTTCTTCTCCGGTCCTTCGCCAACAAAGTCAGAATAAAATCCGCAGTGATTTTCTAAG AATGAAGAGTGAACACAACATTCAACAGCCAGAGCCAAAGCTTTCTGAAGTAATGTCCTCGCTTCACCTTTCAAAGAAAGGTGCTGAAAACAAAGATCCTATAGAAGCTGGTCGAAAGCCTCCTTTGCAGCCAGGTGGGAGCCGGCTCCCCGTGCTTGCAAAGTCCCTAAAACTCCAGGCTCCCCTTTTATTCAAGGAATCCCATAGCAAGTGGGAAGAAAAGCCGTTAGCT gGTAAAACGAAGAGGAAGGCATGTACTCGGCCTGTACCGTTTAACTTCTCGCAGCGGAGAACCACAAGGAGAGGAACTGAGAACTCTGAACCTTTAACAGCCCCTCAATCAAGGACTCGGGGGAATCGGCCTGAACACAGTTCATTCAAAACGCCCAGTAAACATCAAGATTTGGTTAAAAATTCAGGGAAGTCCCTTGGAAAGGCTGTAGTAAATGCAACTCACATTTCAAGTCAGCCCAGTCCAAAATTAAAGACTTTAGCCCATTTGAAAAATCCTACATCCACATCTGGTAAGATAGCGAATCAAAATGTAAGTATCACCTCAGACCAAGCTCATCTTCATCCAGAGGTCAGCTTGGACGTGCCAAAGACTTCAGCTGTTCATCAGTCTGTGTCACTGACCACACAGGCCAGTTGTTCAAATCCTTTAAATG aaaaaagtgAGAACTGCCAACCAGGCCACGCGGTTTTGCTGAATATCCTCCGGGACGAGGGCGTATTCCGTGCAAGTCAAGCAGTTGTTACTCCGAAACACTCCAAACAATACAACTATCTA CCTCAGCGAGTGTCTGTTAAGAAGACTCAACAAAAAGAGGGAACATTCGCAG GACCGGTGAGGTCAGTGGGGTTCTTGCCCGACGCCACTGCTTTGCGGAGCATCCTTCAGAACGAGGGCATGAAGGATGCCATGTCCAGAAATTCAGTATGTCCACCTGGCAGAGGCACTTCAATCTACAGT GCTCAAAGAGTGCCTGTTAAGAAAAGTTGTCCAAATTCAACCAGTTGTACTATGG CGGTGTTCAAAGAGACGGCAAAGACAAAGTGGTCTCCACAGAGAGTCTGCAACACCAAACATCAGCCCATGTCTGCCATG aaatggTATCTGTCTCCATGCGGCACCGTTGGACACGCAAGctacaaaaggaacattcatcCACGTCAGGAG GAAGTTGTCCAGAAGTTATTTGATGATCCAGAAGACGACCAGATCACAGCTGGGACGGACAACAATCCCTCAGCAAAATCAGAGCAGATCTCAGTTCCATCCTCCTCC AATAAACCCCCCACAGAGGAGAAGGCAGAGACAGGGAGGCGTAACAGGGACGACGACGACGAGGATGTGGAGAAGATGAAGACTTTCCTCCACGCTCCACCAAGAGagtctgtcatttttttctcgACTGGTAAAAAGTTGATGAGAGCGCCGCGGTTTGAGAACCAGGAAGCCTCGGCCCAGCGGGATCAAGTTTTATCAGAACAGAAGAAGTTCACAACTGCACAGAGCGACGTGTCGGAGCCGACTCAGCAGAGCAGCTCTGTCGTTCAGCGACTGCGCAGCG ATTTTGTCAATCAGAAGCCTTGCTCTCTGAATCCTGCAGTGGCCATGTTGCGAAAGCGTTTTCCTCCTCTGGAGGAGTTGCGAATGGACGAGGAGGTCGCGACCTACACCTCGGTGTCTGTCCCAGGTGCTTCTGAGTTTGTCCATTCTCGCTGCGGAAACCCGTTGGCCTCCGTTTTGCACTTTGAGGAGTCGATG AGATTTGTCCCGATTGACTCGCAGCACGAGGGATGA
- the troap gene encoding uncharacterized protein troap isoform X3: protein MVKKSENCQPGHAVLLNILRDEGVFRASQAVVTPKHSKQYNYLPQRVSVKKTQQKEGTFAGPVRSVGFLPDATALRSILQNEGMKDAMSRNSVCPPGRGTSIYSAQRVPVKKSCPNSTSCTMAAVFKETAKTKWSPQRVCNTKHQPMSAMKWYLSPCGTVGHASYKRNIHPRQEEVVQKLFDDPEDDQITAGTDNNPSAKSEQISVPSSSNKPPTEEKAETGRRNRDDDDEDVEKMKTFLHAPPRESVIFFSTGKKLMRAPRFENQEASAQRDQVLSEQKKFTTAQSDVSEPTQQSSSVVQRLRSDFVNQKPCSLNPAVAMLRKRFPPLEELRMDEEVATYTSVSVPGASEFVHSRCGNPLASVLHFEESMRFVPIDSQHEG from the exons ATGGTGA aaaaaagtgAGAACTGCCAACCAGGCCACGCGGTTTTGCTGAATATCCTCCGGGACGAGGGCGTATTCCGTGCAAGTCAAGCAGTTGTTACTCCGAAACACTCCAAACAATACAACTATCTA CCTCAGCGAGTGTCTGTTAAGAAGACTCAACAAAAAGAGGGAACATTCGCAG GACCGGTGAGGTCAGTGGGGTTCTTGCCCGACGCCACTGCTTTGCGGAGCATCCTTCAGAACGAGGGCATGAAGGATGCCATGTCCAGAAATTCAGTATGTCCACCTGGCAGAGGCACTTCAATCTACAGT GCTCAAAGAGTGCCTGTTAAGAAAAGTTGTCCAAATTCAACCAGTTGTACTATGG CAGCGGTGTTCAAAGAGACGGCAAAGACAAAGTGGTCTCCACAGAGAGTCTGCAACACCAAACATCAGCCCATGTCTGCCATG aaatggTATCTGTCTCCATGCGGCACCGTTGGACACGCAAGctacaaaaggaacattcatcCACGTCAGGAG GAAGTTGTCCAGAAGTTATTTGATGATCCAGAAGACGACCAGATCACAGCTGGGACGGACAACAATCCCTCAGCAAAATCAGAGCAGATCTCAGTTCCATCCTCCTCC AATAAACCCCCCACAGAGGAGAAGGCAGAGACAGGGAGGCGTAACAGGGACGACGACGACGAGGATGTGGAGAAGATGAAGACTTTCCTCCACGCTCCACCAAGAGagtctgtcatttttttctcgACTGGTAAAAAGTTGATGAGAGCGCCGCGGTTTGAGAACCAGGAAGCCTCGGCCCAGCGGGATCAAGTTTTATCAGAACAGAAGAAGTTCACAACTGCACAGAGCGACGTGTCGGAGCCGACTCAGCAGAGCAGCTCTGTCGTTCAGCGACTGCGCAGCG ATTTTGTCAATCAGAAGCCTTGCTCTCTGAATCCTGCAGTGGCCATGTTGCGAAAGCGTTTTCCTCCTCTGGAGGAGTTGCGAATGGACGAGGAGGTCGCGACCTACACCTCGGTGTCTGTCCCAGGTGCTTCTGAGTTTGTCCATTCTCGCTGCGGAAACCCGTTGGCCTCCGTTTTGCACTTTGAGGAGTCGATG AGATTTGTCCCGATTGACTCGCAGCACGAGGGATGA
- the pfkma gene encoding LOW QUALITY PROTEIN: phosphofructokinase, muscle a (The sequence of the model RefSeq protein was modified relative to this genomic sequence to represent the inferred CDS: deleted 1 base in 1 codon) gives MSMNLHTAMDPTKMGVGRSIAVLTSGGDAQGMNAAVRATVRVGLYTGAKVFFVHEGYQGLVDGGDHIRPATWESVSMMLQLGGTVIGSARCKDFMSREGRMKAACNLVKLGITNLCVIGGDGSLTGANQFRTDWGSLLADLVKDGKITQEEAKKSSHLNIVGMVGSIDNDFCGTDMTIGTDSALHRIIEVVDAITTTAQSHQRTFILEVMGRHCGYLALVSALSCGADWVFIPEVPPDEGWENHLCRRLADQRSRGSRLNVIIVAEGAISRDGKAITSDQIKKLVTERLGFDTRTTILGHVQRGGTPSAFDRVLGSRMGVEAVMALLEATPNTPACVVSLSGNQAVRLPLMECVQVTKDVTAAMASGRFEDAVKLRGKSFENNWNTYKLLAHINPPDVKSNINVAVMNVGAPCSGMNAAVRAVVRMGIIEGHSMFAVQDGFDGLAQGQIEPISWNTVTGWTGKGGSMLGTKRTLPGKLLEKVSLNIAKFNIHALVIIGGFEAYVGGLELLQAREQYEELCIPFVVIPATVSNNVPGSDFSIGADTALNTITTTCDRIKQSAAGTKRRVFIVETMGGYCGYLATMAGLAAGADAAYIYEDKFSIKDLTANVAHLVQKMKTTVKRGLILRNENCNANYTTDFLFNLYSEEGKGIFDCRMNVLGHMQQGGTPTPFDRNFGTKMGAKSILWLTDKLKECYRHGRIFANTANSACVLGMRKRGLTFQPIADLKDDTDFEHRIPKTQWWLKIRPIMKILAKYDIKLDTSEHVDMEPVLNKRGNHWK, from the exons ATGTCCATGAACCTTCATACCGCCATGGATCCAACAAAGATGGGCGTTGGACGGTCCATAGCTGTGCTGACGTCAGGAGGAGACGCTCAAG GTATGAACGCTGCGGTGAGAGCCACAGTCAGAGTGGGTCTCTACACCGGAGCCAAAGTCTTCTTTGTTCATGAG GGTTACCAAGGCCTGGTGGATGGAGGGGATCATATTCGGCCAGCAACATGGGAGAGCGTGTCCATGATGCTTCAGCTG GGTGGCACCGTCATCGGCAGCGCCCGCTGCAAAGACTTCATGAGCAGAGAGGGCCGTATGAAGGCGGCCTGCAACCTGGTGAAGCTCGGGATCACCAACCTGTGTGTGATTGGAGGAGACGGCAGTCTGACTGGAGCCAACCAGTTCAGGACGGACTGGGGCAGCCTGTTGGCTGACCTGGTCAAAgatg ggAAGATTACACAGGAGGAAGCCAAGAAGTCGTCTCACTTAAACATTGTCGGCATGGTTGGCTCTATCGACAACGACTTCTGTGGCACTGACATGACCATTGGCACTGACTCAGCCCTCCATCGCATCATCGAGGTGGTGGACGCCATCACTACAACCGCGCAGAG CCACCAGAGGACATTTATCCTGGAAGTGATGGGCAGACACTGCGG ATATCTGGCCCTGGTGTCGGCTCTGTCCTGTGGAGCCGACTGGGTTTTCATTCCAGAGGTGCCACCGGATGAAGGCTGGGAGAACCACTTGTGCAGGAGGCTGGCAGAC CAAAGATCTCGGGGTTCTCGTCTGAATGTGATCATTGTGGCCGAGGGTGCGATCTCCAGAGACGGCAAAGCGATCACATCGGACCAGATCAAAAAG TTGGTGACCGAAAGGCTGGGCTTTGACACCCGCACCACCATCCTCGGACACGTCCAGAGAGGGGGAACGCCGTCTGCTTTTGACAGAGTCCTG GGCAGCAGGATGGGTGTGGAGGCGGTGATGGCGCTGCTGGAGGCCACACCGAACACTCCTGCCTGTGTGGTCAGTCTGTCTGGGAACCAGGCAGTCAGACTGCCCCTCATGGAGTGTGTCCAAGTG ACCAAAGATGTGACTGCTGCCATGGCTTCGGGCAGATTTGAAGACGCTGTCAAGCTCAGGGGAAA gagttttgaaaataactgGAACACGTACAAGCTGCTGGCGCACATAAATCCTCCAGATGTGAAG AGCAACATCAACGTGGCCGTTATGAATGTGGGAGCTCCCTGCTCCGGGATGAACGCTGCGGTCCGAGCAGTGGTGAGGATGGGCATCATCGAGGGCCACTCCATGTTTGCTGTCCAGGATGGTTTTGATGGTCTGGCTCAAGGACAG ATTGAGCCCATAAGCTGGAATACGGTGACCGGCTGGACTGGAAAAGGAGGCTCCATGTTGGGAACCAAGAG AACTCTACCAGGAAAGTTATTGGAGAAAGTCAGCTTGAACATTGCCAAGTTCAACATCCATGCTTTGGTTATTATTGGTGGATTTGAG GCCTATGTAGGCGGTCTGGAGCTGCTTCAGGCCAGAGAACAATACGAAGAGCTGTGCATACCCTTTGTGGTGATCCCCGCCACTGTCTCCAACAACGTCCCAGGCTCCGACTTCAGCATCGGCGCGGACACCGCCCTGAACACCATCACCACC ACCTGCGACAGAATCAAGCAGTCTGCAGCTGGAACGAAGCGCCGCGTCTTCATTGTCGAGACCATGGGTGGTTACTGTGGGTACCTGGCCACCATGGCAGGGCTGGCTGCTGGGGCTGACGCCGCCTACATATATGAGGATAAATTCAGCATTAAAGACCTGACG GCAAATGTAGCGCATCTTGTGCAGAAAATGAAGACAACTGTGAAGAGAGGTTTGATTCTCAG GAATGAAAACTGCAATGCTAACTACACCACAGACTTCCTCTTTAACCTCTACTCTGAAGAAGGCAAAGGAATCTTTGACTGCCGTATGAATGTTCTCGGACACATGCAGCAG GGTGGCACTCCGACACCCTTTGACAGAAACTTTGGAACAAAGATGGGAGCCAAATCTATTCTCTGGCTGACTGACAAGCTCAAGGAGTGCTACAGGCATG GTCGTATCTTTGCAAACACAGCAAACTCTGCCTGTGTCCTGGGAATGAGGAAGAGAGGACTCACCTTCCAGCCTATTGCTGATCTGAAAGATGACACAGACTTTGA GCATCGGATCCCGAAGACACAGTGGTGGCTGAAAATCAGGCCCATCATGAAGATACTGGCCAAGTATGACATCAAGCTGGACACGTCTGAGCATGTCGACATGGAGCCTGTCCTCAACAAGAGG GGAAACCACTGGAAGTAG